Below is a window of Drosophila bipectinata strain 14024-0381.07 chromosome XR, DbipHiC1v2, whole genome shotgun sequence DNA.
ACATGCCTTCGTGCCAAGCATTATGTTATCTCACCTGTCCGACTGTTCCTATCGACCATCTTCATTAATTAGCTCCATACCATACCCATACAATGACACGCAATCGAGATTTCAGGATATTCAGGACCTCCGCGGACCACCATTTCGACAGTTTGTCGGCAAGAGCCAAGTCGGCATGTCGGAACCGGACGATGATGACCTGACCTTCTGGGATCGACACGAGTTCAAGTTCTATCGGTACGGTCATGTGTATGCCGTAATCTATGGCCAGGTGGTGATCGACTATGTCCCCCAGAAGGCCCTCAAGCGACCCGTTAAAGTGTTCCTCATCTGCTACAGTCACCTGTTGAGCCTGATCCTGATCCTAGTCCTGCCCGGCTATTTTTGCTATCATTTCCGGACTCTCACGGACTCGGTGGACCCCAGACTTCAGCTTCTGTTGTACGTGAGCTTCGCCAATACGGCGATCAAGTATGCCACCGTGATAGTGACCTATGTGGCCAACACCGTCCATTTCGAGGCTATCAACCAGAAGTGCACCCATCAGCGGATGCACCTGGAGAGGGAGTTCAAGAAGGCGCCCAAGGAGCCGAAGAAACCCTTTGAGTTTTTCATGTACTTCAAGTTCTGTCTCATCAACCTGATGATGATTATTCAGGTGAGGGATTACCTCGAGACATTCAAGGATGTGAATAAATTTGTGTCTTCCAGGTCTGTGGAATCTTTGCCCAATACGGAGAGGGTGAGAAGGGAACCGTCAGCCAGGTGCGAGTCCACTTCAGCATCTACGCCTTCGTCCTGTGGAACTACACGGAGAACATGGCCGACTACTGCTATTGGATCAATGCCTCTGTCTTGAAGTACTACCGCCAACTGAATCTCCAGCTGGACCATCTGCGACAGGACATGGCGAAGCTGAAACCCGGCGGAATGCTCCTACATCGCTGCTGTGAACTGAGTGACCGCCTGGAGGAGCTACGTCGCCGGTGCCGGGAGATAAAAGACCTGCAGAAGGAGAGCTTTCGGATGCATCAGTTCCAGCTAATGGGCCTTATGCTGAGCACCCTGATCAACAACCTGACCAACTTCTATACCCTATTCCATATGCTGGTCAAGCAGTCGCTGGAGGATGTCAGCTATCCGGTGCTAGTGGGCTCCTTTTACGCCACCGGCTTCTACATAGACACCTATATTGTGGCCCTGATGAACGAGCACATTAAACTGGAGCTGGAGGGAATAGCGCTCACTCTGCGGCGCTTTGCAGAGCCGCCGGAACGGGATGTAAGGCTCACCAGAGAGGTAGGATTGCGGAGCATATTATAGATAATTTCTAActcaatatatttatattttcagaTTGAACACTTCTCCCTGGAGCTTCTCAACTGCCAGCCACCCATGCTGTGTGGCATTCTGCACTTGGATCGACGACTGGTTTACCTCATCGCAGTCACAGCCTTTTCCTACTTCATAACCCTTGTCCAGTTCGATTTGTTATTGCGAAAGAAGTCATAGACACTCAGAAAAACCTAAagaatttatagaaaaaacaccaatttttaaagattataaatAGTAGAGTTATATACATTCTTTGCTTGAAAACTGTAGTAGTACACTCCCtccattaattaaattatccTTTTAAACGAGGCATTTCCTGCCCCGATAAGACGTGTCAAGGAGAGATAAGCGCGAGGAACTCCATTGATGGGTTGTTAAGGTTGCCTGGAACTTAGCCCCATTAGTTGCTTGTGAAGATGCGAGGACGCCGGTTGTACCACCTGGCTCTGCGCATCTGGATAGGCCAGTGCCTGCTCCTGGGCTTCACCAGCTATTTTTACAGCTGGAAACGAAAGTGCCTGGTGCACTCGCGATGGCTGAAATGCTACCAATGGTTTCTGATGGCCGTCACTTTGGTGTTGTACTACTCGTACTGGCAGTACGCCATGGTGTACTTTGAAAAGGGAACTTTTCGACGTCAGGACTTCATAATGCAGGTAAGGAATGGttccaaaataattaatatcttAGCTAATGCTTACTTGCAGGTCAGCCAGGGCAGTGTGATTCTCAACCTCTGCACCCTCATAACCCAGTGCGTACTGACGGTCTTTTACGAGCGGCAGGTGTGCGAGGTCTACAACGAACTGGCCGGGATATTGAGGAACGATCTGAAGCAGAAGGAGCCCACTTCATCCTTCTACTATATCGTTTTCTTTGCCAAATTCCACAACTATCTGCACAACTTTAACTTTGCCCTCAGTTTCCTGATGATTCTCGGGATGCGAACCATTCGATGGGCTGACATTTTGGCGAATTGCTATTTCGTCTACAATTGCCTGTCCCGGGATTCGGTGATCTTCTGCTatgtcctgctgctgctggactTTGGCGAGGCTATGCGTCTGAACTGCCAACAGGAACAGGACTCATATGGCGGAGTGACGAGGCAGCTGCAACGACAGGAGCGACTGAAGGCAATGCTGCGACAAGTACACAGGATTTTTGGATGGCATGTAGCTGTCACCATGGTGTTTCGCCTGTACTTCAACATGGCCGTCATATACATGGGCTACTCCTTTATGGGCAACCAACCTCCGGAGGCAATGCGCCAAGGACTGTCCCACATCAAGGTCCTGTTCACTGCCATAGCCTTTGTGGTGATGCTCTCGGATGGTTTGATTCTCCAGATTATCTGCGAGTACTTACTGAAGCAGGGAAACAAACTATGTTCCAGTCCCAAAATTATGGAGCAGGATAGGCAGGACTTTGTGGCAGCACAGCGGCAGGTGagacttgaaatttttatcCAAATTAACACTCATTCAGGACTCTTTCTTGTCCCAACAATACACGAGACAACAAAAATACATAAGTGTTCCTATTTTAGTGGGAAATGTCTATTCTGCGACGTGCCATTCTCCGGGTTAAACCCGAAAACCAGGTCCTTGGAATGTTCCGGATGGACATGCAATGCGCCTTCGCATTAATCAGCAGCAGTCTATCCTATGGCATTATAATTATCCAACTCGGCTACCTTCCCAGCGTCCATATACATAATTAAGAGGGTGTGAGACCGTAATCTTGGAGTTCAATTACGAAAATGAATAGATTATCTCAAGCTACCTGTCACGCGTATTGGAAGGACACGAAAGAGTATTGAAAAACtatatgtaaatttttttttgttactaaCCTTAATGTCTAACAATAAATGGTATTAGAAGTGaaggtttttggtttaaatatttcacttttaatatttttaatataatactaGTTCTTTAACACTAAtttttggttaaaatatttcaatatttggAATAACAAACGgggttttcttaaaaaaaaaagatatatagataCTTGATAGATGTCACTGACAATTTAGATCTCGATCTTCAGAATACGATCTTCAGATAccaaaatgaatatttttgaatttcgaaAACATAAGAGCTCTTTttagtttataatttttgtttaaatatgttGATGAAGATTAATTTGGTGCTAGATCTGTTGGATCTTTGGGCTCCATGCCCTTGGTTATCAACTCATCCTGCTCCTCTTTCTTATCCTCCTTTACCTTGTCAGGAGCCTGATACGACTGGCT
It encodes the following:
- the Gr10a gene encoding gustatory receptor 10a translates to MPHAFVPSIMLSHLSDCSYRPSSLISSIPYPYNDTQSRFQDIQDLRGPPFRQFVGKSQVGMSEPDDDDLTFWDRHEFKFYRYGHVYAVIYGQVVIDYVPQKALKRPVKVFLICYSHLLSLILILVLPGYFCYHFRTLTDSVDPRLQLLLYVSFANTAIKYATVIVTYVANTVHFEAINQKCTHQRMHLEREFKKAPKEPKKPFEFFMYFKFCLINLMMIIQVCGIFAQYGEGEKGTVSQVRVHFSIYAFVLWNYTENMADYCYWINASVLKYYRQLNLQLDHLRQDMAKLKPGGMLLHRCCELSDRLEELRRRCREIKDLQKESFRMHQFQLMGLMLSTLINNLTNFYTLFHMLVKQSLEDVSYPVLVGSFYATGFYIDTYIVALMNEHIKLELEGIALTLRRFAEPPERDVRLTREIEHFSLELLNCQPPMLCGILHLDRRLVYLIAVTAFSYFITLVQFDLLLRKKS
- the Gr10b gene encoding putative gustatory receptor 10b isoform X2 yields the protein MRGRRLYHLALRIWIGQCLLLGFTSYFYSWKRKCLVHSRWLKCYQWFLMAVTLVLYYSYWQYAMVYFEKGTFRRQDFIMQVSQGSVILNLCTLITQCVLTVFYERQVCEVYNELAGILRNDLKQKEPTSSFYYIVFFAKFHNYLHNFNFALSFLMILGMRTIRWADILANCYFVYNCLSRDSVIFCYVLLLLDFGEAMRLNCQQEQDSYGGVTRQLQRQERLKAMLRQVHRIFGWHVAVTMVFRLYFNMAVIYMGYSFMGNQPPEAMRQGLSHIKVLFTAIAFVVMLSDGLILQIICEYLLKQGNKLCSSPKIMEQDRQDFVAAQRQDSWMVWITTRTTLTLSIFKNNGWKCVGFGVIQHLVLRTFCQRRRLKIQNSVQ
- the Gr10b gene encoding putative gustatory receptor 10b isoform X1, yielding MRGRRLYHLALRIWIGQCLLLGFTSYFYSWKRKCLVHSRWLKCYQWFLMAVTLVLYYSYWQYAMVYFEKGTFRRQDFIMQVSQGSVILNLCTLITQCVLTVFYERQVCEVYNELAGILRNDLKQKEPTSSFYYIVFFAKFHNYLHNFNFALSFLMILGMRTIRWADILANCYFVYNCLSRDSVIFCYVLLLLDFGEAMRLNCQQEQDSYGGVTRQLQRQERLKAMLRQVHRIFGWHVAVTMVFRLYFNMAVIYMGYSFMGNQPPEAMRQGLSHIKVLFTAIAFVVMLSDGLILQIICEYLLKQGNKLCSSPKIMEQDRQDFVAAQRQWEMSILRRAILRVKPENQVLGMFRMDMQCAFALISSSLSYGIIIIQLGYLPSVHIHN